From Pseudomonas vanderleydeniana, the proteins below share one genomic window:
- the astB gene encoding N-succinylarginine dihydrolase has translation MKTFEVNFDGLVGPTHNYGGLSYGNVASQSNSQQASNPREAALQGLAKMKALMEMGFVQGVLAPQERPDVAALRRLGFAGSDAQVIEQAARQAMPLLVASCSASSMWVANAGTVSPSADTADGRVHFTAANLNCKYHRSIEHPTTSRVLGAMFADDRHFAHHAALPAVAQFGDEGAANHTRFCREYGEAGVEFFVFGRSAFDTRYPAPQKYPARQTLEASQAVARLHGLSDDGVVYAQQNPAVIDQGVFHNDVIAVGNGEVLFYHEDAFLDTDRVLAELRDKLALRGGNFQAICVPRAQVSVDDAVRSYLFNSQLLSRADGSMMLIVPEECRKNERVWQYLQGLTASGGRVREVKVFDLKQSMQNGGGPACLRLRVALNESELAAVNPGVIMTAPLYDTLTQWVERHYRDSLRESDLADPQLLLECRTALDELTQILKLGSVYPFQIN, from the coding sequence CGCAAAGCAACAGCCAACAGGCTTCCAATCCCAGGGAAGCGGCCCTGCAGGGCCTGGCGAAAATGAAGGCGCTGATGGAAATGGGCTTCGTCCAGGGCGTGCTCGCACCCCAGGAGCGCCCGGACGTTGCCGCCCTGCGTCGGCTCGGTTTCGCCGGCAGCGATGCCCAGGTGATCGAGCAGGCCGCCAGGCAGGCCATGCCGTTGCTGGTTGCCAGTTGCTCGGCGTCGAGCATGTGGGTGGCCAACGCCGGTACTGTCAGCCCCAGCGCCGACACCGCCGACGGCCGTGTGCATTTCACTGCGGCGAACCTGAACTGCAAGTACCACCGCAGCATCGAGCACCCGACCACCAGCCGTGTGCTGGGCGCGATGTTCGCCGACGACAGGCACTTTGCCCACCACGCCGCCTTGCCGGCGGTTGCCCAGTTCGGCGACGAGGGGGCGGCCAACCATACGCGCTTCTGTCGCGAGTACGGCGAGGCCGGTGTCGAGTTCTTCGTGTTCGGTCGCAGCGCGTTCGATACCCGCTACCCGGCGCCGCAGAAATACCCGGCGCGCCAGACCCTCGAGGCGTCGCAGGCGGTCGCTCGCCTGCATGGCCTGAGCGACGATGGCGTGGTCTACGCCCAGCAGAATCCCGCGGTGATCGACCAGGGCGTGTTCCACAACGATGTGATCGCGGTGGGTAACGGCGAGGTGCTGTTCTACCACGAGGACGCGTTCCTCGACACCGACCGGGTGCTCGCCGAGCTGCGCGACAAGCTGGCCCTGCGTGGTGGCAACTTCCAGGCGATCTGCGTGCCGCGTGCCCAGGTCAGCGTGGATGACGCCGTGCGCTCCTACCTGTTCAACAGCCAACTGCTCAGCCGTGCCGATGGCAGCATGATGCTGATCGTGCCGGAGGAGTGCCGCAAGAACGAGCGCGTCTGGCAGTACCTGCAGGGCCTGACCGCCTCTGGCGGGCGGGTTCGCGAAGTGAAGGTGTTCGACCTCAAGCAGAGCATGCAGAACGGTGGTGGGCCGGCATGCCTGCGTCTGCGTGTCGCGCTGAATGAATCCGAGCTGGCGGCGGTCAACCCAGGGGTTATCATGACCGCGCCGTTGTACGACACGCTGACCCAATGGGTCGAAAGGCACTACCGCGATTCCCTGCGCGAAAGCGACCTGGCCGACCCGCAGTTGTTGCTCGAGTGCCGGACGGCGCTGGATGAACTGACGCAGATCCTTAAACTGGGCTCGGTTTATCCATTCCAGATCAATTGA
- a CDS encoding topoisomerase II — translation MSDSPLQLILEDTDGTQLQTSCTRFAVIWQGKEVWIQQDGRGQLLIGVDVEEGDTEYANLLLRPLATNLVSLQLEMEPADVGDDDHVHGPDCNHDH, via the coding sequence ATGAGCGATTCACCCCTGCAGCTGATTCTTGAAGACACCGATGGCACCCAACTGCAAACTTCCTGCACGCGTTTTGCCGTGATCTGGCAGGGCAAGGAAGTGTGGATCCAGCAGGACGGTCGTGGCCAGTTGTTGATCGGTGTCGACGTCGAAGAAGGCGATACCGAGTATGCCAACCTGCTGCTGCGTCCATTGGCGACTAATCTTGTAAGCCTGCAACTGGAAATGGAACCGGCCGACGTTGGCGACGACGATCATGTGCACGGTCCCGACTGCAATCACGATCACTGA